In one window of Cytophagaceae bacterium ABcell3 DNA:
- a CDS encoding sugar MFS transporter, which translates to MAGISTSTAGNLHQGDESGKNYTIPLLALTVLFFMWGFITCMNDIMIPFFKIAFKLENFEAGLVQFFFFFAYFSISLVYFIISSRFGDPISKIGYKNGIIAGLITAGIGSCLFFPAAEMKSYPAFLFAFFVLAAGVVLLQMAANPYVALLGSPKTSSSRLNMTQAFNSLGTTVAPIIGSKVIFGNMDLAAEVHSLDVVKMPYLVLAGTLFALAVFISAFKLPRFTGEKIEKGLGVLRFSHLTLGIVALFMYVGAEVALGSFMANYFGEIRGFNEEVASKFIAFFWGGAMIGRFMGALSLSNSMEKLKRYGLIALITVVATTIVYFFMVDVVEEFGLTFISPGQTALIVLGLIALNIIAFQIGATIPSRTLGIFAIFNAGLLILSTSTSGAVSMWSLIAVGLFNSIMFPTIFTLAIEGLGKYTSQGSSLLMIGIVGGAIVTPIVGKFADLYNYQFAYIIPVICYLYIVYYGFAGYKVKLRADQVVDAPDNAEKPKNTEKLSTADA; encoded by the coding sequence ATGGCTGGAATATCTACTTCAACTGCAGGCAACCTGCACCAGGGTGACGAATCAGGTAAAAATTATACCATCCCGTTACTGGCTTTGACAGTTTTGTTTTTTATGTGGGGTTTTATCACCTGCATGAACGACATAATGATTCCTTTCTTCAAAATTGCTTTCAAGCTGGAAAACTTCGAAGCAGGTCTTGTGCAGTTTTTCTTTTTCTTTGCCTATTTCTCCATTTCGCTCGTCTACTTTATAATATCCTCCAGGTTCGGAGACCCGATATCAAAAATTGGTTATAAAAACGGTATTATAGCAGGTTTAATTACTGCAGGTATAGGAAGCTGCCTGTTTTTCCCAGCAGCCGAAATGAAAAGCTACCCTGCTTTCTTATTTGCTTTCTTTGTACTTGCCGCTGGTGTTGTATTGCTGCAAATGGCTGCCAACCCTTATGTGGCCTTACTAGGTAGCCCTAAGACTTCTTCAAGCAGGCTTAATATGACACAGGCCTTCAACTCCCTTGGTACGACAGTTGCACCGATCATTGGTAGTAAAGTTATTTTCGGAAACATGGACTTAGCAGCTGAAGTACACTCTTTAGATGTTGTAAAAATGCCTTATTTGGTATTAGCGGGGACTTTATTTGCCCTTGCTGTTTTCATCAGCGCTTTTAAACTTCCTAGATTTACAGGAGAAAAAATAGAAAAAGGTCTTGGTGTACTTAGATTCAGCCATCTAACTTTAGGTATTGTAGCACTATTCATGTATGTGGGTGCAGAAGTTGCTTTAGGTAGCTTTATGGCTAATTACTTTGGAGAAATTCGCGGGTTCAATGAAGAAGTTGCAAGTAAATTCATTGCCTTTTTCTGGGGCGGAGCCATGATTGGTCGTTTTATGGGCGCCCTATCACTATCAAACTCAATGGAAAAGTTGAAAAGGTACGGTCTAATAGCCCTAATAACTGTAGTGGCAACTACCATAGTGTATTTCTTTATGGTAGATGTAGTCGAAGAATTCGGACTTACTTTCATATCTCCAGGTCAAACTGCCCTCATCGTATTAGGGTTAATAGCTTTAAATATCATCGCATTCCAAATTGGCGCTACCATCCCATCAAGGACTTTAGGTATATTTGCCATCTTTAATGCAGGGCTACTTATATTGTCAACCTCTACCAGCGGTGCAGTGTCTATGTGGTCATTAATTGCAGTAGGGTTGTTTAACTCTATCATGTTCCCTACAATATTTACATTGGCCATCGAAGGTCTTGGAAAGTACACCTCGCAAGGCTCTTCCTTGTTAATGATTGGTATCGTTGGAGGTGCGATTGTAACTCCTATTGTGGGTAAGTTTGCAGATTTATACAACTATCAGTTCGCTTATATTATCCCTGTTATTTGTTACCTATACATAGTATATTATGGTTTTGCAGGATACAAAGTCAAGTTAAGGGCAGATCAGGTAGTTGACGCTCCAGACAATGCAGAAAAGCCCAAAAATACTGAAAAGCTATCAACAGCAGACGCTTAA